The Phormidium sp. PBR-2020 DNA segment TCTATGGTAGCAATCTACTCCTCGTCGAGCGATTGCGATCGCGCTTTCCCACCTCGACCATTCTCCTCTGGCGTTGTGGCATTGGCACCCTGCTCCTGCTTCCCATCACCTGGCTCTTAGAAACACAGCTATTCCCTCAAACCTGGCAAGTTTGGCTGGCGGTGGTGGCCCTGGCCCTCGTCTGTCAAGTTTTGGGACAAGGATTACTCGTCTATAGCCTCAAACAGTTCTCCTCAGGATTTATTGCCGTCTTGCTGCTGCTCGAACCGATTTTGACGGCAATTCTGGCTTGGGTCGTCTTTGCTGAACTCTTAAACTGGACGAACTGGTTAGCATTTGTCATGGTACTCTCAGGGATTTATCTAACCCAGTCGAGTCGCAGTGCAACGCAATCGGTTGCCGTTTCGACGGTTTCTGAGCCAGAAACCCGAGACAATGAGACTCGGTAATCTCTCTATATGGCAAGTTGGTGAGTAGTGTATGGGCCTTGATTCAGCGAATTCTACGGTAACGTCTACAGTGGCTTACGATTTTACGCAATTAGGGGCGATCGTGCAGCAGCTGCGATCGCCCCTTCGCCTGGCGGTGATTCACGGCGGGGACAAAACCCAACCGGGAGCGGTCATTTACCCCACCCACAATCCCCGTTCCACCAAAACCTATCACACCGTCGCGAAGGACATTGCCGAGGCCCTAAGGGAATTAGGGTTTGAGCAGGTGAGCCTCTTGGCTGACGACATGACCCTCCCCCAAACCCTGAAACAGCAAGGGATTCATCTGGCTTGGCTCAATACTGGCGGCGTACAAGGCTATAACCCCGTCTGTCATACCCCGGCCTTATTAGAAATGCTGGGAGTTCCCTATCTCGGTCATAATCCCCTAAACAGTTCCATTTTAGACAACAAACACGTCTTTAAACGGGAGTTACAGGCTTTGGGGATCGCGACGGCTCCTTTTATGGTGGCTCATCCTTTTCAGGGCCCTTTCAACCCGCACAGCCATCCCCAGTTTCAGCGGGTGTTTGGGGACTATCGGGGGGCATTTGTGGTCAAACCGGTGTCGGGACGGGCCTCGGTGAATGTCTTTGTGGTGGATGACTTGGAGGGGTTAGGGGAGGCGGTGGCGCACATTCATCGTCTGACGGCGAATACGGCCTTGATTGAAACCTATTTGCCAGGACGGGAGTTTTGTATTTCTGTGTCGGGGCCGATTCTCTACCGTGAGGGGTCATTTCAGCATCTGTCGACTCCCTTTGCCTTTTCGGCCATTGAGCGAGTTTTGGAACCCCAGGAGCGGATTTTCACCTCCATGGATGCCAAGGGAATGAGTCAAGAGCGGATGCGGCTGTTGTCTGGGGAGGCGGCGGCTGAACGGGAGCTGCGATCGCAACTCGAAGCCATCGGCCAAGAGATTTATCGGGCCTTTAACCTGACCAGCTTAGTACGGATTGACCTCAGACAAGATGAGCAGGGTCACCTCTATGTCCTTGAGGCCAATCCTAAACCAGACTTGAAACGACCCACAGCTCATGAAACCAGTTTGGTGGCCCAAGGCTTGCAACCGTACCAAATGAGCTATCAGGATCTGATTCTCAGTCTATTGGGCGATCGTCTGCACCAGCTTCTCACCCATCAACCTCACCTAATCCCCCATATCCAAGCTCTAATTTCCTCTTAACGGCTCAAGCCTAGCGCGTCAACTGCTCAATTACCCCCCGATGTTGGGGATAGGCTTGCAGCAACCTCTGGCGACTGGGGGCTTCAAAATCAGCAAACTCAAAGCCGGGGGCCACGGTACAGCCGACGAGGCTATAGCCCCCCGGCTCATCCACCGTCGCCGCAAACAAATCCCCTCGGCGAATGATCACTTGCAATTGTTCCCCAGCCTCAAAATTTCGTCCTAGCTTCTGTTGTGAGAGGTCT contains these protein-coding regions:
- a CDS encoding D-alanyl-alanine synthetase, translated to MGLDSANSTVTSTVAYDFTQLGAIVQQLRSPLRLAVIHGGDKTQPGAVIYPTHNPRSTKTYHTVAKDIAEALRELGFEQVSLLADDMTLPQTLKQQGIHLAWLNTGGVQGYNPVCHTPALLEMLGVPYLGHNPLNSSILDNKHVFKRELQALGIATAPFMVAHPFQGPFNPHSHPQFQRVFGDYRGAFVVKPVSGRASVNVFVVDDLEGLGEAVAHIHRLTANTALIETYLPGREFCISVSGPILYREGSFQHLSTPFAFSAIERVLEPQERIFTSMDAKGMSQERMRLLSGEAAAERELRSQLEAIGQEIYRAFNLTSLVRIDLRQDEQGHLYVLEANPKPDLKRPTAHETSLVAQGLQPYQMSYQDLILSLLGDRLHQLLTHQPHLIPHIQALISS